CACGGCGGCGCAGGCGCCCGACGCCGCATCGCCGGTCTCCTCTATCACCGTACCGCCGTCGTACGACGACCATTCCGTCCAGGCTGCGTGCGCCAGCTCAAATGTGCCGTTTCCCGCGATGCAGCCGTCCCATTGCCCATCGCCGTCCGTGTCTTCATCATTGGGATCCAGACCCAGGTCGTGTTCCCAGCCGTCCCACAAGGTGTCGCCGTCAGAATCCCGCGCACCGGGTTGCGTACCCGTATCGTAAGGCGAAACGTAGACGCCCGTTCCCGTCTCGAAGGCGTCGGCGACGCCGTCGTCGTCCGAATCCGCGAGGCGCAGACCGTAGGTAGTGCCTACGTTGATCCAACCAACGTTCTCGCCCCAGGCGTGCCCGGAGAACTCTCCCGCGGGCGTCATGGCCACGGCGCCGCCCTGGACCGTCTGGAATCTCACCCAACCGATGTTCTCGCCCCAAGCATAGCCCGATAAATGGCCGTTCCCGTTGTGGTTCACGCCGAAATCGGTTGCGGTCGTATTCGAGTATGCGTCGCCGTCTTCAGGCTCTCCGTCGCCGAAATTCAGCCAGCCTGTGTTTTCGGTCCAGGCATAGCCCGACAAGAACCCGGGGGCGGCCGTAATGCCGCTGAAGACCGGGTCGCCATTGCACCAGCCGATATTCTCACCCCAGGCGTGGCGCGCGTTCGGGTCGATGTTCGAACACACGCCGGCGCTGCACAGAAGCAGCGCGAGACCGCTTGCGATTACCCGTTTTGCCTGTCTCATCTGAAGCATGGGGGCATTCCCCACAGTGTCAGTCTTTCCGGGCGGATTCCTGCTGCCGCGTTGGGTCGGCCGCGTACTCCCAATTCGCCCATGTCGAGATGCCGTCTTCGGCCCAGGTCCACGTTATCTTCTGGTACACGAAGGATACTTCTTCCATATGGACGTATGAGGGTTGAATCGACACGATGATGGCGTCTTCCAATGTGATCTGGAAATACTGTTCTTCCTGCGATTCGGCGTTGATGCGGTAGAATTGAAGGGTAACCTCGTCCAATACATCTTGCTGCACCAGCGCCTGATAGAGCAGGGGGCTCGACTTGTCGATATACTTGGTTATGACGACGGGCTCGTGACGGCGTTGACCGGTGGGCATGCCCGATGAAGCATCTCGCGGCGAGACCAGTTCATGACCGAAACTCTCCACAACAATAGTCCCTTCCCGCGTCTCCACCGTGCAGCTTCCCTGGATGTCGGGTCCTTGAATGCGCATATGGATAAGACCCTTGCCCGTGATGTCGCCCTCCGTCGGCATCGTGGCGTGGCTGCCTGCATCGAGCGCATCCAACTTGTTGTAGATGTCGTCCAGCGTATGCATGGTCGGCCCCGGCGGCGCGGACGGTTCGAGCGAACCCGAAAGCGCGAGGCGCGGATGAGCGAGCATGACCGTGGCCGCCAGCGCAAAGAACACCACACCCATAAGAACGACCTTGTGATAGCGCATCGTGTGTCTCCCGCCCTCCATCAAATGGGGCAGTATTGTCTGCTCTTAGAGCCGCAGGAGAGAGGGCTCCCGTACCGTATCACCGCAAACACTCTGCGAATCACGTCCCCCAACAATGCCTGCGGCATCCTACACGGGGCGATCCGTATTTTATCACTATTCTTATTTTATAGGAACCGCTACCGTTTGTCAAGTGGTCTGAATCGGGGCGTTCTTTTCTCGACGAAGGCGGTCAGACCCTCGACACCGTCCGGGTGCCCGCCGCATGCGGCTATGCCTTGGCGTTCGAGTTCCAGTTGTTGTTCCAGCGAATTGCCGTAGGCGTCCTGGAGCAGCCGTTTCGTCCAGCCGAACGCGTGCAACGAACGCCCGAGCAGGTCTCTGGCCAGTGCTTTGGCCTCGTCGAGCACCTTGTTGTCGTCGGCAACACGCGTGACCAGTCCCCATTCCAGCGCCTGGGCGGCGGAAATCGGCGTATCCAGCGCAATGATCGCCAAGGCCTCCGCCGCGCCAACCAGTCGCGGCAGCGTGAATGTGCAGCCGCCGTCGGGGCACAGCCCCGCCGCGGTGTAGGCGCATCGCAGCGTGGCCGAGCGCGCCATGACCCGGAAATCGGCGGCCAACGCGAGCGAAAAGCCGCCGCCCGCGGCTGCTCCGTTAATCGCGGCGATTACAGGCTTCGGCGTCCGGCGTATCTCCGTAATCGCCAGATGGAAGACAGGCGCGAGAGCGTGAAACGCGGCGCGGGCGCCCTCCGGCGCGGCAAGGACGGCCTTGAGATTGCCTCCCGCGCAGAAGGCTTTTCCGGAACCGGTAATAATGACTGCCTTGACCTGTTCGTCCGTCGCCGCGCGCGCGAGACCGTCCGCCAGCGCCTGAATAGTGGGGCGGTCAAAAGCGTTATAGCTCTCGGGCCGGTTCAAGACGACGGTTGCAATGGCCTCTTCTTGTGAAATCAGGATGGGTTCGGACATGCGCGCAATCTCCCTTGGAGTCTGGCCGGACTGCCGGCGGCCGTCAAGCCGCCGCCGGTGGTTTCAACGTGGCTTTGTTTATACTATACGTGCCTGCTCGCAGTGAAACGCGGGCGGGGCGGAGCCGATACGTGGCCGAAACCATACAGATAAAACTTGCGGAACGTTGCGTCGAGGTGGAGGGGGGTATCACGCTGCACCAGCTTCGCGCGCGGGTGAAACCCGATGCCGACGTGGTTGTGGTCAACGGCGCGCCCATGCCGCACGACCGCCCCCTGCAATCCGGTGACGAAGTCGTTTTCATCAAGCGCGGCGAGATGCCGGGTCGCGAGGAACTCGAGGCCCTTATGGCCGCTCGCCACACGCCCGGCGTTCACGCCGTGCTGAAACGTTCCGCCGTCGGCATCGCGGGGCTCGGCGGGCTCGGTTCCGCGATTGCGATTGCGCTGGCGCGCATAGGCGTGGGCCGGCTCGTGCTTGCGGATTTCGACGTGGTCGAGCCGAGCAACCTGAACCGCCAGCAGTATTTTATCGACCAGATCGGCCTGTACAAGACCGATGCGCTCCGCGCCAACCTTGTGCGGATCAATCCTTACGTCGTTCTTGAATGTCACACGGTACGCTTGACAAAGCAGAACGTACCGGTCATCTTCCGGGACGTGGGCGTGATGGTCGAGGCGTTCGACGCGGCGGACCAGAAGGCGATGCTCGTCGAAAGCTTCTGTACTGCGCGGCCGGGCGCGCCGATCGTGCTCGCTACCGGTCTGGCCGGTCACATGCCGAGCAACACCGTGACGACACGCAAGGTGGGCCGCTCGCTCGTGGTGGTCGGCGACCTGGTCACAGCAGCCGCGCCGGGCACGGGGCTCATGGCGCCGCGGGTCGGCGTCGCCGCGCACCATCAGGCAAACGCGGTGCTCCGGCTGCTTCTCGGGGAGGATCCGGTGGCATGAAACGGGAGGCATGACGTATTCATGAACATTACGGTCCATTTGCTTGGCCAGCTGGGCCACATCGCCGGGCGCGACAGTGTCGCGGTGGAAGCGGAGGATGCGGCATCGGTCCGCGAAGTGGTGCTGCACGTGACGGCGGCGCACGGCGCTTCCTTCCGCGAGATCGTGTTTACGCCGGACGGCGCGTTCCGCCCGTCGTTGATGGTGCTGTGCAACGAGGTTCCGATAGACAAGGATGCGCCCCCAAAACTGCGCGACGGCGACCAGGTCACGCTGCTCACCGCGATTGCCGGAGGTTGACGGTGGTTTCCCTGACCAATGACGAAAAGGCTGTCTACGAATGGCAGATGTGGGTCCGCGATTTCGGTGAAGAAGGCCAGAAACGGCTGCGAAACAGCAGCGCGCTCGTTTCGCGCGCCGGGGGGCTGGGCGGCCCCGTGGCGCTGCAACTGGCCGCGGCGGGCATCGGCAGGCTGGTGCTGGCCCACGCGGGCACGGTCCGGCCCAGCGACCTGAACCGGCAAATCCTCATGACCCACGATGGGCTGGGCAAGCCCCGCATCGCATCGGCCGTGCGCAGGCTGGAGGCGCTGAACCCCCGGGTCGAGGTCGAGGGCATCGGCGAGAACATCAGCGAGGCGAACGCGGACGCGCTTGTTTCCAGCGTGGATATCGTTTTCGATTGCGCGCCATTGTTCCAGGAGCGCTTCGCCATGAACCGCGCGTGCGTCGCCCGGCGTAAACCGCTCATCGACGCAGCCATGTTCGAGATGCAGTGGCAAGTGACCACGATCATTCCCGGGGAGACGCCATGCCTCCAGTGCATATACCCGGAGATGCCGCCCGGCTGGAAGCGCGAATTCCCCGTGTTTGGCGCGGTAGCCTGCATGGCCGCGTGCGCCGCCGTCATGGAGGGGGTCAAGCTCCTTTCCGGCATGGGGCCGTCGCTGGCTGGGAAAATGCTATATTTCGATACGCGCATGATGCGCGCGCGCACGGTGCCCTTGGCGCGCAGGCCGGAATGCGCGGTGTGCTCCGGCGTCTGAGCGGCGCCGGGGGAATCGGCCGCATGGGTGCGGCAAAACCGATAACGGGGAGAATCCGCGATGCGTAGAGCCTGGTTGGCCTTGCTGATAAGTCTTGCGGCGTGCGCGGGGCTGATCGCCCTGTTTTATGCCGATAACCGGAAAGAAGAACGCGCCCCGTCGCTGACGTTTTATTGCGCCGCGGGCATGACCGCGCCCGTCGAGCGAATAGCCGCGCAGTACGAGAAGGAATACGGGGTCAAGGTGACGATCCAGTTCGGCGGCTCCGGCACGTTGCTCAGCAACATCCAGGTAGCGCGCCAGGGTGACCTCTATCTCGCGGCGGACGCTTCCTACATCGAAGCCGCGCGCGGAAAGGAACTCGTGGCGGAGACCATTCCCGTCGCATACCTGCATCCTGTGATTGCCGTCGCACAAGGCAATCCGAAGGGCATTCAAGGGGCCGAAGACCTGTTGCGCGAGGATGTGCGCACGGCCCTGGCGAACCCAGACGCCGCATCGATTGGCAGGCTGACCCGGGTTATGCTGGGGGATAGCGGCTTATGGGACGGCATTCAGGCCGCCGTCACGGCGCGCGGCGTGTTCAAGCCGACGGTAAACGACGTGGCCAACGACGTCAAGCTGGGCACGGTCGATGCGGGAATCATCTGGGACGCACTCGTGCCGCAGTTCGCGGGGATTGAAGCCTTGCCGCTGGACGAGGCCGGGAAGCACACGCAGGAAGTGCAGATTGCCGTGTTGACGTACAGCAGCCGTCCCACGGATGCGCTGCGGTTCGCCCGATACCTGGCGGCGCGCGACCGCGGGCTGCCCGTCTTCGCGCAATGCGGCTACACGCCGGTCGAGGGGGATGCGTGGGCGTGGATGCCCGAGATCCTCTATTTCAGCGGCGGCGTGAATCGCGTGGCTATCGAGCAGCTTGTAAAGGAATTCGAGCAGCGCGAAGGCTGCAAGGTAACGACCGTTTACAACGGCTGCGGTGTCCTGCTGGGCCAGTTGAAACTCGGCGAACAGCCCGATGTGTATCACACGTGCGACGGCTCGTTCATGAGAGGCGTCGAGGACCGCTTCGATGCGCCCATCGAGATCAGCCGGACCGATATCGTCATCCTGGTGACCAAGGGCAATCCGCACGGCATCGCCTCGCTCGCGGACCTCGCCGCGCCAGGGCTGCGCGTTGGCCTCGCGCATGAGGAGCAAAGCACGCTCGGCTGGCTGACCGCGCGCCTGCTGCGCCAGGAGGGCCTGTACGAGGCCATAACGGCCAACGTGGTGGTCAACACGCCG
Above is a window of Candidatus Hydrogenedentota bacterium DNA encoding:
- a CDS encoding enoyl-CoA hydratase/isomerase family protein; this encodes MSEPILISQEEAIATVVLNRPESYNAFDRPTIQALADGLARAATDEQVKAVIITGSGKAFCAGGNLKAVLAAPEGARAAFHALAPVFHLAITEIRRTPKPVIAAINGAAAGGGFSLALAADFRVMARSATLRCAYTAAGLCPDGGCTFTLPRLVGAAEALAIIALDTPISAAQALEWGLVTRVADDNKVLDEAKALARDLLGRSLHAFGWTKRLLQDAYGNSLEQQLELERQGIAACGGHPDGVEGLTAFVEKRTPRFRPLDKR
- the hcp gene encoding type VI secretion system tube protein Hcp — its product is MRIQGPDIQGSCTVETREGTIVVESFGHELVSPRDASSGMPTGQRRHEPVVITKYIDKSSPLLYQALVQQDVLDEVTLQFYRINAESQEEQYFQITLEDAIIVSIQPSYVHMEEVSFVYQKITWTWAEDGISTWANWEYAADPTRQQESARKD
- a CDS encoding MoaD/ThiS family protein, whose product is MNITVHLLGQLGHIAGRDSVAVEAEDAASVREVVLHVTAAHGASFREIVFTPDGAFRPSLMVLCNEVPIDKDAPPKLRDGDQVTLLTAIAGG
- the modA gene encoding molybdate ABC transporter substrate-binding protein, which gives rise to MRRAWLALLISLAACAGLIALFYADNRKEERAPSLTFYCAAGMTAPVERIAAQYEKEYGVKVTIQFGGSGTLLSNIQVARQGDLYLAADASYIEAARGKELVAETIPVAYLHPVIAVAQGNPKGIQGAEDLLREDVRTALANPDAASIGRLTRVMLGDSGLWDGIQAAVTARGVFKPTVNDVANDVKLGTVDAGIIWDALVPQFAGIEALPLDEAGKHTQEVQIAVLTYSSRPTDALRFARYLAARDRGLPVFAQCGYTPVEGDAWAWMPEILYFSGGVNRVAIEQLVKEFEQREGCKVTTVYNGCGVLLGQLKLGEQPDVYHTCDGSFMRGVEDRFDAPIEISRTDIVILVTKGNPHGIASLADLAAPGLRVGLAHEEQSTLGWLTARLLRQEGLYEAITANVVVNTPTADLLVAQLVAGGLDAAVVYEANTKSVRDKADVLPIDRPNALATQTYAIAKSSSQRHLMQRFLDALHSKASRERYLAAGFELVEGPGAP
- a CDS encoding HesA/MoeB/ThiF family protein; its protein translation is MWVRDFGEEGQKRLRNSSALVSRAGGLGGPVALQLAAAGIGRLVLAHAGTVRPSDLNRQILMTHDGLGKPRIASAVRRLEALNPRVEVEGIGENISEANADALVSSVDIVFDCAPLFQERFAMNRACVARRKPLIDAAMFEMQWQVTTIIPGETPCLQCIYPEMPPGWKREFPVFGAVACMAACAAVMEGVKLLSGMGPSLAGKMLYFDTRMMRARTVPLARRPECAVCSGV
- the thiF gene encoding sulfur carrier protein ThiS adenylyltransferase ThiF, which produces MQIKLAERCVEVEGGITLHQLRARVKPDADVVVVNGAPMPHDRPLQSGDEVVFIKRGEMPGREELEALMAARHTPGVHAVLKRSAVGIAGLGGLGSAIAIALARIGVGRLVLADFDVVEPSNLNRQQYFIDQIGLYKTDALRANLVRINPYVVLECHTVRLTKQNVPVIFRDVGVMVEAFDAADQKAMLVESFCTARPGAPIVLATGLAGHMPSNTVTTRKVGRSLVVVGDLVTAAAPGTGLMAPRVGVAAHHQANAVLRLLLGEDPVA